The DNA sequence AAAAATCCATCTTGTAGGAATTGGCCCAGAAATATTCCAAACTTCAATAGAACCATCTTGTGTCAAGGCATAAAGATGGTTGTTGCTGAACACAATATCACAATAAGATTGTCTATCATTAGAGAGTTCAACCCAAGTTGTAGAGTTGCAATAAGCAATCTTATAGTTGCAACCATATATGATAGCAAGAGTGTAGCTTGAAGAAGAGGAATAACACATCAAGATTGCTTTGACTATGAAGGTTTTCCTTAAGTGTTCAGCAAAGTAAGAATATGTGAGAGGGTGCAAGAATGAAAGGGGAAGAGGTGGTAAGTTAatggtagtagaagaagaaggattTAGAAGGAATGGAACTCCATTCTGATCCAAAAATCCAATCCAACCATGAGAAGAACCAATACACCATGCTCCAACATGATCCTTCAACATGTTCTTCCACTCATAACGCTTCTTCTCTGCTAAATTGAAGATGCTTCGGTCAACAGTTAtaggatcatcatcatcatcaataaggTGTGTTTGTTGAATGCTTGGAAGAATGGCATAGGGaactgagagagaaagagaagccaTTGAAGTGTGAGTAgtattttttgttcttttcttgaCACGGTTTGATTCTATGGAAAAAAACTGAGGGTTAAACTTTAAATAGACTCAGGTATCTACATTAAAATAGGAAACTAAtatcttattaaaatttaaaatctcattaaataagataaaatattgtTAAAGATTCAGCACGTAAATAATATAGGAGAAAGAATTGAGTAGTCTTAACTCTAAGgattaaaattgttaatttaatttaatattaaaaaaagctGATTTCTCCAACATCCCAAATAATTAAGAGCAATAAATATTCCTTTTAGTTAGCATCAGTTACTGTTAtatcattaataaattaaaaaaaaataatatttaaacccaataatttatattttcttatttttttaaatattaattaaaattaaaaatatattacacaTTAATTCTCatactaaaatatctttttaattaactgaaaaaagattaaaatatctttttgagTATATTACAAACGGACTAAGATctttttttcaatatatatataaaaaaaaacacaatctTTTAGGATTAGTTTCTAAACAAACCAAAATACTCTTTTAAGTTAAAGGTTGTTGAATTATAttaagaatttttaatttgaatataaaaagataaaatcatatattttaaaatatacacCAAAATGGTTGAATACCGTTAAAGATTAAATAAATTTCGTTTGCttcataaaaaaatcatatattttaaaaTCTACACCTAAAAAGTTACTTTACTCTTCTAAAGATAACAATTATTCTTTTTAGTTGGCAACAATCAAAATTGAACATGTAAtcaattaaaattacaaaattgaacatttattgctatataatcaataagtaaataaattaaatttaaattcactaatttataattttactctaaatattcattaaatttaaaaatatatcatatattaaccaattaaaatattattttaattaatttgaaaagaCTAAAATATTCTTTGAGTAATATTATAAATcgaataaattataataaaaaatttgtgaAAACTCAATTGCAGTCAATTCTACGtcaagttgataattaaaagccgtcggataaaaatttagtcaaatcagtcaaattatttgaccactctcaactatcaacttcacataaagttaaTTATACTTGAGTTTTCACCTAAAAATTTCTAaagatgataataaaataataatattatatcacattatatgatttaaattgaattgaatcaattttaatataaatcttttaaaatcaacCCTAAATATCTAATAACTCATACattcaaacattattaattaatcatataagcttattttaatatttttaaattaaacctaaaagattttttatttttttaagaattaattataagagtattttaatctgTTAAATATTAAACTTATCATTTTAAATACaacttaatttaaatttaaattactaaaatatctctttaaaattaactactatatatttatattgttttatatatttttatttatattttatatattaacatATATTTAATTGATTcgatgattgattttttttttaaatataggaTTATTACAAGATTTGCATCATTTCAAAAAGTGATGTACTTGTCAATTTAGTCCAATAAATAATAACGGTTATGATTTTGGTAATAATTATGTAATTGGGAAGATGAAAGAGTAGCATGTGAAAGAGGGAAAAAGTTTGGACCTTGGAAGCATCATGATTTTCGATTCATATATACGATTCTGATAGAGTTAGAGTCATGATGAGAACACTAATTGAATCAATgcagaatcagaatcaaaatCAGCAATCACATTTTCCTAACCCTCCTTAAAATCCAGATTTCCAAACTCAACTGCTTCTTCAACCCACAACTCATTCTCCTCCATGGACTTCAACCACCGAGCTATTGGGGttacgccgccgccgccgccaccgACGCAGTCCTTATACACGGCCTTCCCTCCTCCCCTTCCTTCTCCGGCCATTGCCGTCTACTCCGACCGATTGTTGCGAGGTAAAGTTTCAGTCTTTTTCTTTATTCAATAACGCCTCCTTTCTATGCATTTGTGTTTATATTCTCGTTCTAGGTAGCATGTTGATTCTAAAGGAAGCTCCTTTTTCGCGTTAGAAACGTAAAAaagtttgctttttttttttgaaactgtTTTCTATTTAAGGTGAGTTTCTAAACATGGTTTCAATGCCGCTGACCAATGCGGTTGCCGGAGACTCCATGCGGGAACTGGAGAAGGCGCAGATACGGCGAGAAATGATTGCCAGCGGCGTTGCACGGAGGATTCAGCTTGAAGCTGAGGTGAGGAGGGAGCTCGCCTTGGAAGCATTGTTGGGAATTCTTCCAATGCAGAGAGGAAATCTGAGTGAATCAGTGCAGCTgcggccaccaccaccaccaccgccccCGCCACCGCCACCGCGTCGATCCTTGGTTGAGGAGAGAGTGGCAATGAGTTTGAATAACCCTTTTAATAGTACATTTGCCCCACCAAAATCACAACAGTTGCAGCAACTAATGGCTCCTGTGAAGATAGAGCCTTGTCTTGAAGAGACTAGCAAGAAGGATAAAGTGATCATACTGGTAAGTGTGGACTAAATACCCCTtctgttatatacttatatctcACTTTTCATTTTGTGTTTGATGTGAACAAGGTTCCTTGCATTTATATCTTCCTTATTCAAGTCAAGAATAAAGTTTTCAATGGTGTGTTTGTTTGTTTTGGTGGAAATTTTCATgaataaaatatatgtataaaattacaCCTTGTGTTCATCATGAAACTTCCATATCAATTTAGCCCCAACCAAATGTACCCTTATTGTATTCGGATAAGTGTGCTGGCTTAGTTGACTAACTAGTCAATTAATGGTTTCTAGATTTTTTGTCAGCTGGAAAATATGCCAGTAATTAAATTATGGTGCAAAAGTGAAAAGTTGAAAGTCTATGTTAAAAGGGGGTTTGACATGTTAAAAAATGGTTATGGCTGGTGCTTATAATTTCTCAAGTTGAAGAGGTGATAAAACTAAACAATCTAGCTCATGAGTGCTGATTATTCAAGGTTAGTTCTATGTATTTGGTGATGAAGCTCTTAATTGACGAATGAACATGTTACTTTTGATTATCCCATTGCAGGGCAAGCCAAACCCAGCTCTCCATTCCGGAAAGCAGAAAGCTGTAATACCCCGGCTTGATGAGCATCATAAACCCAAGGAAGTGTGGAGTTGTGCGCTATGTCAGGTTAGTGCTCCAAATCAGGGAGTCTTTAGTGCACATCTTCAGGGTAGGAAGCACAAGGCCAAGGAAGCATCATTGAGACAACAGAACAATAGTAAGAGCACCGACATGTCAGCGTCGTCAAAGAGAAGAAAGTCTAATGAGTTTACTGCATCCATTGCTGCCACAATATCAAGGTCAAGCGCAGAAGCAGATCAGCAGGTGAAGAATCTAAATATGGTTGATACAGCTAGAGTAGAATCTAAAAAAGAGGAGCAGCCTGAGCAGAACAGGCAAAATATAGAACCTCTGAAGAATAAGAATGGTACAACAACCACCATTGGTGATCAAGCGGAGAGAAGaaatgcattaaagaaaatacacGCGAAATTTTGGTGTGAAACGTGTCAGGTTGGAGTTTGGGCAGAAGCTGTGATGGAAGACCACTTGAAAGGGAAAAAGCACCTGAACCAAATGAAGAAACTTGGCGCAAACCATTCGAGTTCCGCATCTTCCGACATCACAAAAAGCTCCTGTCAATTTGATCAAAGATAACAACAGAATAGCCAAAGTTCACAGTTTGTTCAGTGATGAATGGAGAGAGTGGGACAGGAACTCTAACCACATCCAAGGTGCTGCAAAATTTGAAGTTGCAAATGTTTACTTGTATGGTATCCATGTCATTTTGTATATTATTAAGTTCTTACTAACTCGGTAATGTAATTGGAACTTGGATCACTACAGATGATTTGGTTCAGGGAAACGGTACATGACATTAACGTATTGCTACTAAGTAAAATACTCTTTCCTTGTTTTTGCAATTATCTTTCAAGTTGGAACACCACCAAAAAAAAGCTCATTTTCTTCCGGAAAGTAAAAAAGGTAGAAATTAACTGTTACAAACTTGATCAAGAGGCTTGAAACTTGGTAGTTGGAGTTAACAAGGGACTCCACTCTCTGCTGTATTTGGACGTTAGCATCTAAATGTACAAGAGAGTAAACGTTCAATGTACAAATTCCAAAGTGTTCTAAATGCTGCCTCAGCCATGTGAACAAGCCATGCTATTCCGGGATTTCTAAGCAACTTCATGATTGTGCCTAAACGCCAACATCATAGCCTTTATTGCATCAAATTAAGGTAAGGCCCCTTGTTAAGCATAATGAGACCAAGACAGTTACTAGggtggaatttgatttgagaaATAACTTCTTATCTGAACTAGAAAGGACAGAAACAATGAGATGGCAATCTCTCACATTGTTTATTTTCAAGTTTAGTAATTGCTTAAAATCCCCATTATGTATCTGCTGTAACACTCTACTTTGTAAGTACTGCCATTACTTTAAAAATTACCCAAAGGATCAGTTTTAACATTTAAGTGCTTAAAAACACCATTTACACACCAAGTGGTTCCAAATCCAGTCTTGGACTATTTGCAATGTGAAGACTGAAGAATGATTTCTGAGAATAACTTCTCCATTTcatctaatattatatatatatattttaacacATGATCCTGTATGCTATCTTTTATCTTTACAAAATgaagcataaaactagaaatgtTTTTTTGTTGAATGTAACCAAATATGCTACATATAAAGGAAGACTAAACATTCCAAAGGGTAGGAATTCAGCCTAGCATTATTATTCTTAAGATCAAACCCTTAATGCCACCTGGTCTTGCCATGAAATCTTCCTCTTCCCTGTTCTGTTCGATCCGTCTCCAATGTTTCTACAGGCTGAAAGCATGATATCATTCTGCTGCTCGTCGCCTACAACTCGTTGCGTACTTCTCTTTGGTTCTTCAATTACCATGGGCTCACTGTTGTCCTGTAATTCCTCCTCTTCTCTCTGCACATcattaaaagagagagagaaaaaaagatgaaactatTAGTCTGCAAGAATCAAACATGGAAGGGGACTTATAACTTAAACAAAGCATGTGCAAATTAGTTACCGAAATTTGGTTCAGGTCGAAAAATGGAGTCATATTTTTCTTTGAGGCTTCCTTCCCATTGTGAATCCTATCTTTATGATTCAAGTCAAGCACCGGCGCAGTTGCAGGAGCATGGAAAGAAGCAACTTTTCTACTTAAAGTCCTAGCATTCTGGTTCAAATCAAACACATGGCATGTTTTTGGCAATGAGACTTCAACCCCGTTGGAAACCCTTTCTTTCGGGTTCATCGGAGAAGCATTTGCGAGACGCGAAGTGGATTCCTTCCTATTGTAATTC is a window from the Arachis hypogaea cultivar Tifrunner chromosome 1, arahy.Tifrunner.gnm2.J5K5, whole genome shotgun sequence genome containing:
- the LOC112700008 gene encoding uncharacterized protein, producing MKKMKGVVVPMESSRYDVFQDQRTRLRHQSLLQDYEDLQKDTEAMKRKLEATKQKKLILSAEVRFLRKRYKYLLKNPSPKPQQKQVVLQTQKVKMQAPVIPKGRNYNRKESTSRLANASPMNPKERVSNGVEVSLPKTCHVFDLNQNARTLSRKVASFHAPATAPVLDLNHKDRIHNGKEASKKNMTPFFDLNQISREEEELQDNSEPMVIEEPKRSTQRVVGDEQQNDIMLSACRNIGDGSNRTGKRKISWQDQVALRV
- the LOC112752371 gene encoding putative F-box protein At2g04810; translation: MASLSLSVPYAILPSIQQTHLIDDDDDPITVDRSIFNLAEKKRYEWKNMLKDHVGAWCIGSSHGWIGFLDQNGVPFLLNPSSSTTINLPPLPLSFLHPLTYSYFAEHLRKTFIVKAILMCYSSSSSYTLAIIYGCNYKIAYCNSTTWVELSNDRQSYCDIVFSNNHLYALTQDGSIEVWNISGPIPTRWIFLTPTMEVNYEEERPYLGDNFSTNLYLVVSGEDILLVKRFIGNFVNDDGLVVEEGDLLSSEDTQPLICPYRTKYFTVYKLDIEDKKWKKMKSLHDKILFLGANESVSMDAKACLGCEANSIYFTDDRWEEMNLDYMYGGHDWGVFNLQEKYVKSLMQCADRIDPPPIWVVPVPQDCNNLHA
- the LOC112699991 gene encoding uncharacterized protein, whose translation is MDFNHRAIGVTPPPPPPTQSLYTAFPPPLPSPAIAVYSDRLLRGEFLNMVSMPLTNAVAGDSMRELEKAQIRREMIASGVARRIQLEAEVRRELALEALLGILPMQRGNLSESVQLRPPPPPPPPPPPPRRSLVEERVAMSLNNPFNSTFAPPKSQQLQQLMAPVKIEPCLEETSKKDKVIILGKPNPALHSGKQKAVIPRLDEHHKPKEVWSCALCQVSAPNQGVFSAHLQGRKHKAKEASLRQQNNSKSTDMSASSKRRKSNEFTASIAATISRSSAEADQQVKNLNMVDTARVESKKEEQPEQNRQNIEPLKNKNGTTTTIGDQAERRNALKKIHAKFWCETCQVGVWAEAVMEDHLKGKKHLNQMKKLGANHSSSASSDITKSSCQFDQR